The sequence below is a genomic window from Chelatococcus sp. YT9.
GCTCGAGCGCGGCGGCGAGAGCCTGGTGGGGAGCGCCGCGCAGCACATCGGGCGACAGGCGGCCGACCTCGAGCGCACCGCCAACAATCTCGCCCGCCATGTCGCCAGCGCGCGCGAGCGCCATATTCAGGATCGTTGGTTGTGGGGCGCGGGAGCTGCCGGCCTGGCCGCCGGCGTGCTGTTGACGCTGTTCGCGCCGCGCGTGCTGCCCGGATCGGTCGATATGGCCGTTGCCTCGACCGCCATGAACGCCGATCGGTGGACGGCGGGAAGCACGCTCATGCAGTCGGGCGACCCCAAGGGCTGGCGCGGCGTGGTCGATGCGAGCAACCTGGTGCGCGCCAACAGGGACGCGCTCACGAGCTGCGCCGAGGCGGCCGCGAAGGCGAAGAAGGATCAGAGCTGCACCATCACCGTGCCGACACCGGCGCAGCAGTAGAGGAACGAGGCATGGCGCGAATTAAGTGCGATCGGTGCGGTTTCGACGGCCACAGGCGATGGACCGGCGAGCGGAAATGCCCGTCTTGTGGGGAAACCTGCAAGGTCAGGGTTGAGATCCGAATCGTCACCGCCGTAAAGGGGCCGCCGGTCACACCTGGGGGCAAATTTACGGTGGTTGTACTGGCGAGCAGTTCGAGCGTAATGGCTTGCAACCGTGGGAACAGGCGGGGCATAGATGACGTCGTCGACGACAGCGACAGCATGTCCGGAAACG
It includes:
- a CDS encoding DUF6118 family protein, which translates into the protein MTDDRERFEPQAPAEDAGDPAQAFEALRRSVEKLTRDLGGEMTVIRRGVETAFDQLEKLQQPTDYGPDLGRIVQQLAHVGERLEAVEQSPVLRNGPEHYARALERGGESLVGSAAQHIGRQAADLERTANNLARHVASARERHIQDRWLWGAGAAGLAAGVLLTLFAPRVLPGSVDMAVASTAMNADRWTAGSTLMQSGDPKGWRGVVDASNLVRANRDALTSCAEAAAKAKKDQSCTITVPTPAQQ